ATAACCAAAATAACCGGCAAGGGCCAATCCCGGACGAAGAAAGGTGGCAGTTTTTATTCTTCTGCCTAAATTCACCTCCGGATTGAGCAATTTCAAATCCAATTTATCTTTGCCGGCGCTTAAGAAATCTTTTACCGTCAGCTTAACCATGGCCTAACCTTTTCTGCGGTCTTCTTCTTTTATGATCTTCAGAACCCCTTTTTCATCCCTGGCGTCTTTTAAGGTAGCACAGAAAATTTTATCTTTTAAAACCCTTGATATTCTGGCCAAGGCCTTTAAGTGCGGTCCGGCAGAATCTAATGGGGCAACCAGTAAAAAGAATATATATACCGGTTCGCCATCGAGCGCATCAAACCTTACCCCTTTCCGGGAAAGGCCAAAAGCAGCTACTAACTTTCTGAGCCCGTCTGATTTAGCGTGAGGAATGGCCACGCCCTGGCCAATACCGGTAGAGCCCAAAGCTTCTCTGTTTAAAAGAGACTTAACTAATGCACCTTTGTCTTTAATCTCTTTAGCTTTAATCAGTAAATTTACCAATTCCTTTACTGCTTCTTGTTTGTTAGCGGCTTTTAGATCAACCGTAACCGCTTTTGGGCATAAAAAATCCATAATTCTCATTCCTGGCTCCTCCTTTTTTTCGTATTACGTTGTGTATATTGCGTGTTGTGCACTACGTACGATAAAGCTTAATTTTTCAATTATACTACAAACCAATTACATTGTAAACTGCTCCCCGAGATAAATCTTTCTTGCCTCCGGGTTGGCTAGTAATTCCCGGGATGAACCGGAAATTAAGATTTTACCCTCAAACATGATATATGATCTGTCGGTTATTGATAAGGTCTCGCGAACGCTGTGGTCTGTCAGGAGAATTCCTAATCCTTTAGATCTTAACTCAGCAATTATCTGTTGCACTTCATGCACCGCTATAGGGTCAACTCCGCTGAACGGTTCGTCTAATAGGATAAAATTAGGCCGGGTAACCAAAGCGCGGGTTATTTCCAGCCTTCTTCTTTCACCTCCCGAAAGCGTATAAGCTATATTCCTGGCTAAATGTTCTATTTTCAGTTCGCTAAGAAGCCTGGTTAATCTTCTCTTCCTTTCTCTCCTGGATAACTTCAAGGTTTCCAAAACAGCTGTGATGTTTTCCTCTACCGTTAATTTACGAAAGACGGACGGGTCCTGAGAAAGGTATCCTAATCCGCATCTGGCTCGCTGGTACATAGGAAATTTGGTTATATTTTTAGAATCAAAGATTATCTGCCCGCTGTCCGGCCGAACCAGGCCGACAACCATATAAAAAGTCGTTGTTTTACCCGCGCCATTGGGGCCTAAAAGGCCGACTATCTCGCCTTTGCCAATATTTATCTTGATACCGTTTACAACTTTTCTGCCGTTATATGACTTGGTCAAACTCCGGGTTTCCAAAAGGAACATTTTAAAACCTCGTCTTTAAATAAAAGTCATAGGTCATAGGTCACAAAAAGTCGTAAGTCATCGGTCGCAAGTCATAAGACTATTATGACTTATGACCTAAAGCTTATGACTTTTTTTATGACCTAATTTGATTTAGTATTTTTATTAAACATCGAACCATCTCCCATCTGTTCCGGGCAAATAACCAATCTGGGTTTACCAAGCAGTATCACTTTACCTTGTTCAGCAAAATAGACAGCTTTCTGGCTAAAGGTGATATTTTCTTCTTGTTTAATCTTTACATTGCCGGTACAGACAATTTTAGTAATTGACTTTTTTTGTTTATCTATAAAAACGTCCATTTTATCGGCAAAGAGTTCGCCGCGCTCACTATCAACCTTAACATTTTCACTAAAATGGGCAATGCTATCTTTATAATCCAGCTCTAATGGGCCGTCACAGGTAATAACGATCTTCTGCTTACCTTTTATACTTACCTCAACTTCTTTATTCAATTGGACATTGTTCAATTGGTGTTTTGCGCGAAGACCAACACCTTCTGCTTTAAGGTTTTCCTTTTCTATTTCAACATAAGCATCTGTTTTGATCAATTGCAACTTATTCCCGCCCTGGCCTTTGGGATGCCAGTCTAAATAATCGGTTCGTAATTCTGTCCCGGACTCATCAGTCACTACAACATTTTTTTTAAAGCGGGCATTTTCAGTCGCCTGGTCAAAAGTCCCGATGTCCGAAGACAGGGCCATACATTTATTATCCTCTGTCCAGACCTTGGCTGTCATATTATCCAGTTTAATTTCGTTAGTCGCAGTAAATATTTTGGCCGAATCACCCTTGACTTCCCATTCTTTTGCTCCCGCAGTGCTATACCCGCTCAACAAAAATGTTGAAACCTCTTGTTTTACCGCCTCTTCAGGGCCGGCTGAATCGCTGACTGAATCCAAAGGCAAAGAACCCTGTTCTGGTTCTTTTTTCTTTTGACTGCCCTGGCTGCAGGAAACAATACTTAAACCAAACGCCGCTATTAAAGCAATAATTAAGCCTCTTCTCATTATTTTCTTATTTTCGGTATCTTCTGGTTACTTCTTCCCATTTTCCCTGCGCCTTTAAGATCAGCTCAATTACTTCTCTTACCGCTCCTTTGCCCCCCTTTGTTTCAGTAATATAATGAACGGCTGTTTTGACCTCTTCGGCTCCGTCTTTTACGCCAACCGCCAGGCCTACACGTTTTAGCAGGGGTAAGTCAAGCAAGTCATCGCCAATATAGCAGATATTTTCATTC
The DNA window shown above is from Candidatus Omnitrophota bacterium and carries:
- the lptC gene encoding LPS export ABC transporter periplasmic protein LptC, coding for MRRGLIIALIAAFGLSIVSCSQGSQKKKEPEQGSLPLDSVSDSAGPEEAVKQEVSTFLLSGYSTAGAKEWEVKGDSAKIFTATNEIKLDNMTAKVWTEDNKCMALSSDIGTFDQATENARFKKNVVVTDESGTELRTDYLDWHPKGQGGNKLQLIKTDAYVEIEKENLKAEGVGLRAKHQLNNVQLNKEVEVSIKGKQKIVITCDGPLELDYKDSIAHFSENVKVDSERGELFADKMDVFIDKQKKSITKIVCTGNVKIKQEENITFSQKAVYFAEQGKVILLGKPRLVICPEQMGDGSMFNKNTKSN
- a CDS encoding PTS sugar transporter subunit IIA, with product MRIMDFLCPKAVTVDLKAANKQEAVKELVNLLIKAKEIKDKGALVKSLLNREALGSTGIGQGVAIPHAKSDGLRKLVAAFGLSRKGVRFDALDGEPVYIFFLLVAPLDSAGPHLKALARISRVLKDKIFCATLKDARDEKGVLKIIKEEDRRKG
- the lptB gene encoding LPS export ABC transporter ATP-binding protein — encoded protein: MFLLETRSLTKSYNGRKVVNGIKINIGKGEIVGLLGPNGAGKTTTFYMVVGLVRPDSGQIIFDSKNITKFPMYQRARCGLGYLSQDPSVFRKLTVEENITAVLETLKLSRRERKRRLTRLLSELKIEHLARNIAYTLSGGERRRLEITRALVTRPNFILLDEPFSGVDPIAVHEVQQIIAELRSKGLGILLTDHSVRETLSITDRSYIMFEGKILISGSSRELLANPEARKIYLGEQFTM